TGATTGAGTACCAGAATCACAACAATAATTCCGATAAATATCCACATTTTTTTATTTTTCATTCTTCGTTATCCCCACTGCAATACCATTTCTCACAATCACCGTAATATACTTTACTATACCATAAACCGCATTTTTCTGAAACTGCATATTGTGATATTTGTTTTGCAGCTTTTCCCGTAGGAAACTCTCCTACTGTTGTATGCTGACAGAACCTTGAAATTATAAGAGCCGGGAGTTTCCCCTCCCGGCTCTTATGAACTGATTTTCTACAAATTTACTCTGTCACGAATGCAGCAGATACGTCCCCGTCTTTTGCACCATTCTCAATGATGTAAAGGTTATCTAAATCAAAGCCAGCGTCTTTCAGGATAGAGATTCCTGTCTTAGCACACTTGTTTCCGCTGTAGCAAAGAAGATATACTTTCTTGGAAGAATCCATCTTCTCTGTTGCCAGTTTGTACATAGCTGTCTGAGCATCTGCACTTTCAATCTCTTTTAATCCGCACTGGAAAGATCCTTTTAAGTGTCCTGCTTTGTATGTATCATCATCACGAACATCCAGAATCTGAACATCTTTGTCATCTACTGCTGCAACTGCATCTTTTCCAGATACATACTGCCAGTCGATGTTCTCTTCTGTACGGTCTGTTGTAAGAGCTCCGCTTACGTCAGCAAGTGCTTTTGCTCCACCCTCTACTGTGTAGATAGATGTTGACTCGATTCCTGCATCTCTTAATACACCTGTTGCTTTTTCAGCTCCACGCTTACCACTGTTACAGATGATGTAGATATCTTTTCCATCGTTCAGGTTCTCTTTTGCGTAATCTGTCATAGCGTCAACTAAGGAATCATCCTCTAATGGGAAGATTGGGCACCACTCAGAATTCTTAACTCTTCCAGTCACATAGTTATCCCACTCTCTTACATCGAGTACGTGAACTCCGTCAGCTTTCGCTGTATCCTCAGCAGATACATACTGATACTCATCGTCTGCCAACTCTTTTTTCTCCTCTGTTTTTGTATCTGTAGACTCTGTCTTTGTCTCAGATTTTGTGTCAGAACTGGAGTTTGATCCGCATCCTACAACCATAGATCCTGTCATTGCTGCTACTAATAATAATGTTACGACTCTCTTTTTCATGTTTTTAATCTCCTCAAATGTTTTATTTTAATTTTTAGAACTCTAATTTCTTTACGATGTTTTTCATCTGTACACCGTGAACCAGACTTGCACCGCCACGGATTGCTGCTGCCACATGGACAGCCTCTGTCATCTGCTCTTCTGTTACTCCCTTATTCAGACAGTCATTGGTATAAGCATCAATACAGTATGGGCACTGTACCGTGTGTGCCACAGCTAGTGCAATGAGAGATTTCTCTCTTGCTGTCAGTGCACCTTCTTCAAACACTGCATTATAGTAGCTGAAGAACTTCTCTGCTAACTCCGGTGCTTTTTCCCCAATGGTTCCAAACTTCGCCAGATCTTCCGGATTGTAGTAAGTATCCATTTCATATCCTCCCTTTTTCTTTTTTGGACTGCCGGTCCATATATATTTTTCTCAGCATAAAGATCAGTGCCGAGAGGGCAAACAAAATCATAAGCGCGGTCACAAATAACTTTGCACCGCCGGTCAACATGCCGCCAACGTAAGAGTACACAATTGTTGCCGGAAGCTGTCCGATTCCTGTTGCAATAAAGAATGACATAAATGACATAGATGTCAGTCCTGCCGCATAACTTACAATATCGAACGAAATAAATGGAAGCAGACGGCAGATCAGGATTGTATTCTTTCCATATCGTTCAAAAAATGTATCAATCTGAGCCAGTCCGCTCTTGCTTGTAAGTTTCTCTGCCACATCACGTCCCAGAATTCTTGCAATGTAGAAACATACAGCCGCTCCTGCCATAGCACTTGTCCAGGAAAGGATTGCTCCCTGCCACCATCCAAACAGATTCGCATTTGAGAATGTGAGCAAAAATGCCGGAAGCGGTGCTGCAATGGACTGAAAGATCATCAGTAAAAATGAGATTACAGCCGCATATGCTCCATAAGATGCCACAAAATCACGTACAACCGTAAAGTCTCCGCTTGCAAACATGGCAAATACCTTGTTCATCATTTTATTGACACCTGGGACTAAAAAATACACAGCGACTGCTGCAATCACTGCGATTAATAATACAACTTTCCCCAGCCAGTTCTTTTTCTCTTTCATATCTTTAAAATTCCCCTCTGAAATATGTAATGTCTGTTCATTTTATCAACAACTTTCTAACACGTCAAATTTATAATCTTTAACAACTCTATGTTATAAATCAGTTACGTTAATAGTACCTTTTTGTACTATTCTCGTCCAATTGTTTTTATTAATATTTTCTATTAATCATTTGTTCTATCTATATATTCCTATAATAGAAAAAGTATGTTTTATTATTTTTTCATATAAAGTTCTGATAAAAATACAGAAACCTCTATCACGCTTTCTTTTTATTGCATGATAGAGGTTTCCAATTACATACTATTCATTTCACATTTTGTTACAAAATAAAGATTATTACTGTACCAATTCCGGATTGGACACACTGACTTTATGGTCATACCATTTACCCTTTGTTCCAACCAATGCCAGATCAAATTCATCGTCCAGTGTCGGTACCGGTACGTCAAAGGAATATACTTCCTCTGGCGCGGAACCATCAGAATAAGTAATCTCTGTTGTCTCTGACGGATCAATAAGATCTGCCCCGTCTTTCTGTGCATCTTCTGCTGAGCCTAAGAATAACTGTACGATATTTTTAGAATTCAATGTAATATGTACTGTCATCTTACCATCTTTAACAGTCAGCGTTGCTTTTCCGTCATTATAGTCCGGATTCTCGTGGAACATACCGCTGTCTGTATTAAAATCTACCTTATAAGTTCCATCTTCCAGCTCAGGCTCCTTCGCATCTTTGCTGTCAGTCTTTGCTTCTGACGCATCATCTTTGGAAGCTTCTGTTTTTGTGTCATCTTTCTTATCCGTATTACTTCCGCATCCGGCAAGCATTGTCATTGCCATACTGGCGGAAAGTAATAAAACTAATAATTTCTTTTTTAACATGTCCATTCTCTCTTTTCTAATTATTTTTCTTTATAATTGTACTCTGAAAATCTGACCTGTCAACTATTTAGCTTCAATTGCAGCTTTTGTATGTGCTACATAAATCTGCTGAATTGCATCAATCTCTCCAAGACCTGCAATCTGTGATTCTACACTGTCAAATGCTTTTGACGCTTCAAACTGGCTCTTCCATGAATCATCATCGTCTCCTGCCATATCATTGTTCGCATGATCTCCTGCAACAACCATCAGTGGACGAAGGATTACTTTCTTATATCCGGCCTCTTTGATTTTCTCAATGACTGCCTGACACTCTGTATCTTCCGGCTCACCTTCTACAGTTCCGATAAATACATTCTTATATCCAAGCTGCTCCATCTGTGTCTGCATCTGATCATAACTTACATTTGCAACGTGTGAAGTTCCATGTCCCATGAATACAAATGCGGTTCCATCTTCGGCTGCTGCATCAATGCTGTCATAGTTTGCTGTCTTAACTGCTTCGTCTGTGATTGCTTTTGCAACTGCTTCTTTGTCTGCATTGATAACTGTTGCATCTGCTCCAACTTCGCCGAGAAGCGGCTCAGCAATCTTTACAGATTCAAATTTATCTTTATATTTTCCCACTGTCTCTGATAACTCATCATACTCTGCACCATGCATCAGATGTGTCGGCTGAACAACAAGGTTTTTAACTCCATTGTCTACTGCACGCTCCAGTGCCTGCTCCATGTTGTCAATCTTCTCATCATCACGGGCCTGTACGTGATTGATGATGATCTGAGCTGTAAATGCTCTTCTTACTGACCAGTCTGGATTAGCAGCCTGAAGTGCTTTCTCAATTCCACCGATGTCTTTTGCGCGGCTGTCATTGAATGATGTACCGAAACTTACAACAAGAAGTTCATTCTCACCAATCTCGTCCTGATTTAACGGATCATCTTTCGAAGCGTCACCTGTATCTCTTCCGAAGTAATCAGGATCTGCGTTCTCACCTTCTACTAATTCTTTTTGGGCATCTGTTAATGCGTCCCAGGCTTCCTTAGCTTCTTTGCACTGTTCATCTGTCTTGTCAGTTCTCTCCTGAACATAGATATCATCAATCAGTTTTGCCACCTTGTCTGCTGCCACCTGATTGCTGTCCTCCTTCGTATCCTCTGTCTTTGCATCACTCTTTGCGTCAGAACTTCCTGAATTTCCTCCACATCCTGCAAGCAGAGACATACTCATAGCTGCAGTAAGTAATACGACTACCAATTTTTTCTTCATCTTTCCATCCTCCATTTTTTCTAAGATACAAAATAATTTTCCCGGAGGTTTCTTATTACATTCATATAATAAAAAATCCCTGCCATTAAAAAATGAACAGAGAGTACGCAAAACAAACTATTGACGAAATTATCTTCCTTCCGTCAAATAGCCTTTCTATGTATTTCGTACTGCCAGTTCCTCGTGGCCTGAACAAATATGTTCCTGTACTGTGAAAGGCAGGTATCCCGGCTTATTGCTCAGGCGCTCTAAAATCAGCCTTCCCGGTCTCCCAGTGG
The sequence above is drawn from the Dorea formicigenerans genome and encodes:
- a CDS encoding rhodanese-like domain-containing protein, whose translation is MKKRVVTLLLVAAMTGSMVVGCGSNSSSDTKSETKTESTDTKTEEKKELADDEYQYVSAEDTAKADGVHVLDVREWDNYVTGRVKNSEWCPIFPLEDDSLVDAMTDYAKENLNDGKDIYIICNSGKRGAEKATGVLRDAGIESTSIYTVEGGAKALADVSGALTTDRTEENIDWQYVSGKDAVAAVDDKDVQILDVRDDDTYKAGHLKGSFQCGLKEIESADAQTAMYKLATEKMDSSKKVYLLCYSGNKCAKTGISILKDAGFDLDNLYIIENGAKDGDVSAAFVTE
- a CDS encoding arsenosugar biosynthesis-associated peroxidase-like protein: MDTYYNPEDLAKFGTIGEKAPELAEKFFSYYNAVFEEGALTAREKSLIALAVAHTVQCPYCIDAYTNDCLNKGVTEEQMTEAVHVAAAIRGGASLVHGVQMKNIVKKLEF
- a CDS encoding TVP38/TMEM64 family protein — translated: MKEKKNWLGKVVLLIAVIAAVAVYFLVPGVNKMMNKVFAMFASGDFTVVRDFVASYGAYAAVISFLLMIFQSIAAPLPAFLLTFSNANLFGWWQGAILSWTSAMAGAAVCFYIARILGRDVAEKLTSKSGLAQIDTFFERYGKNTILICRLLPFISFDIVSYAAGLTSMSFMSFFIATGIGQLPATIVYSYVGGMLTGGAKLFVTALMILFALSALIFMLRKIYMDRQSKKEKGRI
- a CDS encoding sirohydrochlorin cobaltochelatase; the encoded protein is MKKKLVVVLLTAAMSMSLLAGCGGNSGSSDAKSDAKTEDTKEDSNQVAADKVAKLIDDIYVQERTDKTDEQCKEAKEAWDALTDAQKELVEGENADPDYFGRDTGDASKDDPLNQDEIGENELLVVSFGTSFNDSRAKDIGGIEKALQAANPDWSVRRAFTAQIIINHVQARDDEKIDNMEQALERAVDNGVKNLVVQPTHLMHGAEYDELSETVGKYKDKFESVKIAEPLLGEVGADATVINADKEAVAKAITDEAVKTANYDSIDAAAEDGTAFVFMGHGTSHVANVSYDQMQTQMEQLGYKNVFIGTVEGEPEDTECQAVIEKIKEAGYKKVILRPLMVVAGDHANNDMAGDDDDSWKSQFEASKAFDSVESQIAGLGEIDAIQQIYVAHTKAAIEAK